Sequence from the Haladaptatus cibarius D43 genome:
ACGACACACTACAGCAGATTACGAACCCACCAACCTACAAATCACGAACTATGAAATCAGGACGAGAAATAGCCATTCCAGACGGCGGATTCGCTGGAGAAGAGAAAATAGAAACGTTCATCGAAGACACACCTGCGCTTGCCGAGAACGACGAGCGATGTGCCTCGTTCCTCCTCGGCGCGCTCGTCGGCGCTGTCGGTAACTATCAGGAGTACGTACAAGAGCGTTCGACGACACTCGTTGACCAATTCCCGGTAAAAGCAGTCACCCGAAACCGCGTAAAGAAAGTCGCAGAGGATGCCATCGAGAAGGCCGTTACGTACACGCGCCAAGAAAAAAAGGAGGGGAGAGTCTATCCCGGAACGAAATTCGACTACATCGTCGAACGGCTCCGAAAGACCATCATCCAACCCGACCCCGACGACTGGACTATCGACACGGACGATCTCCGGTTCTACTACGCTCTTGGCGTCACCTACGGCATGAACGACCGGCCAGTCAAGACGAACGGTGCAGATAAGTAACCCGAAACAACCCAAACATACCAATGACAAACGACACAAACTCCGTCGAGAACCGCTCCGAAATCGTCTTCCTGTACGACGCCGTGGATGCGAATCCGAACGGAAACCCATTGAGCGGCGCGAATCGGCCACGAATCGACCCGCAAACGCGACAGGCAATCGTCACCGACGTTCGGTTCAAACGCTACCTTCGCGACCAATTAGATGACGACGGTCACGGAGTGTATATCCGAAACGTCCACGAAGACGGTCAGCAAGCGACGCGCGAAGACCTCCTCAAAGCAAGATTGAAAGAGGTCGATTTGGACGAGACGGACGATGAAGACCTCGCAGACGAGGTCTTCGGGACGTTCCTCGACAATAGTTCCGACGTTCGGTACTTCGGTGCGACGATGAGCGTCGATACCGACCACGAGTACGCAAAGCACCTTCCCAACCACTTTACCGGCCCCGTCCAGTTTTCCCCCGGGAAGTCGATACACGCTGTCACCGAGAACGAGGAGTACGACAGCCTCACGAGCGTCATCGCAACACAAGACGACAAGGCCCAAGGTGGATTCGACTTGGACGACCACCGCATCCAGTACGGACTCATTCGATTCCACGGCCTCGTAGACGAACACGGCGCTGAAGACACGAACCTCACGACCGAAGATATTGAACGACTGGACACGCTTTGTTGGCGTGCAATCAAGAACCAGACTATCAGCCGAAGCAAAGTCGGACAGGAACCGCGTCTTTACCTGCGCGTCGAGTACGACACCGACAGTTTCCATCTCGGCGGTCTGGACAAAGACCTCGAACTTGACGGTGACCGAACGAAACCGGACGACGAACTTCGAAACGTTCGCGACCTCACCCTCTCGGTCGATGCACTCATCAGTCGCCTCGAAAAGAACGCGAACCGTATCGAGAGAATCCACGTCGTCGCAAGCGATGTTCTCCCCGTTTCGTACGGCGACGAAGTCGGTGACGCCGAACTTCTTTACGAAGCACTCGAAGATGCGCTCGGTACGGAATCGGTTCGCGTCGTGGACGTGTACGAAGAACACCTGGCAACCCTTCCCTGACCGTGACACAGGATACACTCTCCGCGTGGGACGATCTCCCATCGGACAGCGATAGCGTTCCACCCCGATGTCTCTCGGTTACAGTTCGTGGGCCGTGGGGACACTTTCGGCGTATCGAGGGGAACATCGTCAAGCAAACCTATCGTATTATTCCTCGGACAACAGTTGCAGGTTTGCTCGCCGCCGTCCTCGGAATCGGTCGAGACGACTACTACGACCTGTTCGCACCGGAGGAGTCGGCAATCGCCATCGAACCCATCGAACCACTTCGAACGGTGAACATGCCGATGAACACACTGTCCACCGCAAACGAGGCGATGCAGTCGCTGAACTCGCGTGGAAAGGTGAGCGTGAAGCTTCCCGACCCAACTAAGCTTCGCCAGCAACACAACTACGAAGTGCTCGTTGACCCCGCCTATCGACTCTACGTCTGGTTCGCGAACGACGACCGTTTCGGGGAGCTAGCGGCGATGTTGGAGGATGGTCGGTCACACTACGTGCCGAGTTTGGGACTCTCGGAACACCTTGCAGAACTCGATTACCACGGCATCAGTGAAGTCGAAACAGGGCCGACGGAAGGACTCGTTTCGGTCGATTCGGCGGTGCCAAACGCGGTCGAGCGAGTGATTCCCGAGAAGGAAGCGCGGTGCCAAGTCGAAGAATCACCCGCGTTCATGACCGCCGACGCAGGTGGTCGAACCACAACCGGTTTCACCAGCTATGCGTACAACCCCGACGCTGGCCCGCTGACGGTTCGAAATCCCGAAACAGCCATCGTTGACGGGAAGACGGTGATGTTCGTCTAATATGTCGTCCGAGTACGAAGAGCGATACTCGCACCCCGAAGAGGATGAAAAATCGGCAGTCTATCTCATCGACCATCTCCAAGACGTTCGGAACCGAGTTGAGTGGGCTGTTCCGGAAGACGCCGTAACACCGGATGGAGAGTCGCTCGTGGACGTTATGAAGAAACTCGCACTCGTCCACGATTTCGGGAAGGCAACGACGTATTTTCAGCAGCACATCGATGTCCTGCCCGGAAAACCAGACTTTCGGCAATTTCGGTATCACGCACCAATCGGTGCATTCGCGGCATACTACGTTCTCAAAGAGACAGGACATTCGGTACAGACGTGTCTGGCCGGATTCGTTGCGGTAGCGAAACATCACGGTCGACTTCCGGCGGTTACGGAGTACATTTTCGACCGAACAAAAGATGTATTCGAGAATCGGGATGAAAATAGTGAGTCCGAAGTTCTCGACCCAATCGAGATACAGGTAAACGACATCCATAAAAACGCGCCTCGGCTCGCAGAATACGTTTTTGTAGAAGCAACTGGGAAAGAAGATTCATGGTTGAAGTTTGCGAAAGCGTGTGTTAATGAAAACTCACTGTTTGAAGAGGTCGCTCATCACGTCTCGAAAAACGGAGACCGGGCTTTCACGAATCCCGAATTTCTCTCAGACGAGTTCTACGGACTCGTTCTGGAGTGCTGGGGGTCGCTGGTTCTCGCGGACAAGACGAGTGCCGCAGGTGCGCCGGAAACAAAATCGGTGTACGAGCCGGAAACCCCAGAAATGGAATCACTCGACAGCTACATCGAAGAAATCGAAGTTCGCTCGAATGCCGACAAGAACGGGAGTCGAACGGAACTGCTCAACTACTATCGCTCTACAGCCCGCGAAGACATACTCGGGAGCGTTTCCGAATTTGTCGAGAGTGATTCAGATATTGCGACGATTACCCTGCCAACCGGGATGGGTAAGACACTTAGTGGATTGAGCGCCGCACTCGCAATTCGTGACGCCACGGACGGCGACCGAGTAATCTACGCACTGCCGTTTACGAGCATCATCGATCAAGTCGCAGAAGAGGCCAGAGAGGTGTTTCCCACAGACGGAGTGGACGGGCTCCTCACAGTCCACCACCACCTCGCTGACACTCGATTTGCTCCGAAAAACGATGTAGACGAAAATAACGAGTACGATTCAGCCGATCTGAACGACGACATTGCAGGAATGCTCGGCGAGAGTTGGCGCGGGGGACTCACCGTAACGACGTTCGTGCAGCTGTTTGAAAGTCTTGCGGGCCCACGAAACACCCAATCGATGAAGCTCTCGGCGCTTCGTGGTAGCGTCGTCGTCCTCGACGAACCCCAGTCGCTTCCACTCGACTGGTGGAAACTCGTCCCACGACTGGTCGAAGTGCTCACCGAGCAGTACGGTGCAACCGTGATTGCGATGACCGCAACTCAGCCGGAGTTGTTTGAGAAGGAGATGTCGCTCGTCAGCGACGTAGATCAGTATTTTTCGGTTGCCGAGCGCGTTCGATACCGGCTTCACGATTCAGTTGAGCGGTTTCTTGCCGGAGGTGAGACGCCACTCGGCTACGAACGTGCGGCCTGCGAACTCACAGACAAGGTTCGAGATGGAACATCGACCCTCGCAATCTGTAACACTATCGACAGCGCGCGTTGCTTGACAGAGACAGTTACCGACCGCATCGAGACGGTAGACATCGCAGAAGAGTACCTCAACGCTCTCGAAGCGGACGTGTCGAATCCAATCGCGCAAACCGTTTTGCGAGTGTGGACTTCGAATGGGCGTCCCTTCGTTCATCTCTCTACTCGGCTTCGGCCAACGGATCGGTTAGCTCTCATTCGCATCGTCAAAATGCTTCGTGAGAAAGGGGTGCAAGTCGTCGCAGTAACCACGCAACTCGTCGAGGCTGGCGTTGACCTCAGCTTCGAAGCGGTCTACCGCGACCTCGCACCAGTTGATAGCATCGTTCAGGCCGCTGGTCGGTGTAACCGGTCGTTTGAACAGGAGTACGGCGATGTTACGGTCTGGTGGCTAGCAGAGCCAGACGAGCAAGAATCCACGCCAGCAGTTGCCGTCTACGACAAGGGTGGAGAAACGCTGCTCCCGGTCACTGCTGCAGCACTCGAAGAAGTGAGGGATGGCGGCCAGTTGACGGAAACAGACGTTTCTCGGAGAACGGTAAAAAGCTATTATGAGCGCCTGCACCACGACAAGGATGTTGGTCGGGCAGAGTATGCAGAGTACGTCGATACCGCCGATGCGGAAGCACTCGGTCAACTCTCACTTATTGATACCAATCGGAGTATCGACGTAATCGTTTGTCTCTCGAAAGACGACGAAGACCTCGTAGACGAACTTGAAAAAGCGTACAACGACTATGACTTCAACCGAGTCAAGGAGTTAGTCGACGAGACGAAACCGCTTCGCGTTTCGATTCCGATTTATGACGATGATTCGAACGAATCTGAGCAAGTCACCAACCTCCCGCCGCTTGGAGGCCGAGAGGAGGAAAACGACGTTCGTGTACTTCGGCCGGGAACCTACCAGTTCGAAGAGTACTTCGACGCAACCACCGGATTTGTCGTCCTCGACCCGAGCGTGGAGGACAGGTTCCTATGACCGACTCCGACCCCGTTGACTTGCTTCTCCAAACTGCTCGGGACGAAGCAGGGCCGGAAGAGTTCCGAGTGACTGGCGTGATGATGCAGTACTACGTCGTCTGTAAACGGGAGCTCTGGTTTCACAGTCGCCACGTTGAGATCGACCGCGGTAACGCGGCAGTCGTTCGCGGGACACACGTTGACGAGACTGCGTATGCGGACAAGCGCAAACACGTTTCGATTGATGGTACCATCGCCATCGACGTGTTGGACGATGGACGTGTGATGGAAGTCAAACCGTCGTCGTCGCTCGTCGAACCTGCAAAACTACAGTTACTCTACTATCTCTGGTACCTGAAGCACGTCGTCGGTGTAGAAAAGTCGGGCGTCCTTGCCCATCCAACCGAGCGAAAACGAGAAGGTGTAGAACTCGGTGAAGAGGAATCGGAACAGGTTGAAGATGCGATTCGTGGCGTGTACAATGTCGTCACGAGCGATTCACCACCACCGGCAACCGAGAAACCAGTCTGTGAATCGTGCGCGTACCACGATTTCTGTTGGAGTTGTTAATATGGATAGAAATTACCACGTATTCAGCGATGGGCGTCTTGAACGGCACAACGACACTGTACGACTCGTCACGCTTGATGATGAGAAAAAATTCCTTCCGATTGAGAAGGCAGAGGCCGTCTACCTTCACGGGCAGATCGACTACAACACGCGACTCGTCTCATTTCTCAATAAACACGGTGTCGCTCTCCACATCTTTGGCTGGAACGACTACTACGCAGGCTCGGTCATGCCAAAGCGGGGGCAAACCTCCGGAACAACGCTAGTCGAGCAGGTTCGCGCATATGACGACCTGGAACACCGCGTTGACTTAGCGCGGAAATTCGTCGCTGGAAGTATCCACAATATGCGAACAAACGTCTCGTACTACAACACGCGCGGTCACGACTTCGAGAGTGTTCTCACCACGCTCGAAGAGACACGCGACCGGCTTGAGGAGACGACCGACGTAGCGGAGACAATGGGTGTCGAAGCAACGGCGCGTCGTGCCTACTATTCGACGTTCGATGATATCCTTCCCACTGGATTTGTGTTCGACGGCCGCCGCTACAACCCGCCAGACAATGAGACGAATAGCCTCATCTCGTTTGGAAATTCCCTCGTCTATGCGAACATTATCTCGGCTATTCGTGCAACGGCGCTCGACCCCGCGGTGAGCTATCTTCACGAACCCGGCGAGCGACGGTACTCACTTGCTCTCGATATCGCGGATCTATTTAAGCCCCTTCTCGCTGACCGGGTTATCTTCCGACTTCTCAATCGAAATCAGCTCACGACAGACGATTTCGAAACCGACCTCAATTCGTGTTTGCTGAACGAACGGGGTCGGGAAACGTTCTCAAAAGAGTTCGAAGAGTCGTTGGAAGAGACGGTCGAACATCCACAGCTCAATCGGAAGGTGAGCTACCAGTATCTCCTTCGCTTAGAAGCGTACAAACTCAAGAAGCACTTGCTCACAGGGGAAGAGTACGTGCCGTTCAAACGGTGGTGGTGACATGGTCTACGTCATCGTCGTCTACGATATGCAGGCAGATCGAACACGTCTCATGCTCAATTTCCTTCGGAAGTATCTCACGCATGTCCAGAATTCTGTTTTTGAAGGAGATATTACGGAAGGCGATCTCGAAACTATTCAGAATAAGACGCGTGAGACACTCAAGGCCGACGAATCGGCGATTATCTATCGAATGAGTTCGGAGAAGTACGTTGACCGAACAGTCGTCGGTGAGGATCCCACCGATGATGCACGATTTCTCTAAATTTCCGTCGACCCCCCGGGGGTTTGGGGGTTACTGAGGGTCGACGGAAACACCCAAGTGTGAATGGCTTCAAGAGCGACTGAGTGCCCAGAAACGGGTATGGTTACAGACGAACCGTAGTCGGGTTGAAGCCATCGGCGTCCGTGAGCGTGATGTCCGTCTCGTGGAAGTTACAGACGAACCGTAGTCGGGTTGAAGCCCCAACTACCGGAGTGGTAGTTTTCTAGCGAAACGGTTACAGACGAACCGTAGTCGGGTTGAAGCTGGTTCATTGCGCTGATGGCGATGGTCGGTGGATGCGTTACAGACGAACCGTAGTCGGGTTGAAGCAGCATACCCGAGTCACTGAAACATCGCTTGGACGTGGTTACAGACGAACCGTAGTCGGGTTGAAGCCGGCGCTGGCGTCGGACAGCCCCCGCTCTGGGCGTGTTACAGACGAACCGTAGTCGGGTTGAAGCCTCCCGACGAGCAGTTCGAAAGCGCGCCCGGACTGTTACAGACGAACCGTAGTCGGGTTGAAGCGTAGATCGGGAGGAAAAGGCGGGCGTGTCGCCTGCGGTTACAGACGAACCGTAGTCGGGTTGAAGCGATGCCAAGGCTGGCAACGAAGGTGATCAGGATCACGGTTACAGACGAACCGTAGTCGGGTTGAAGCCACATCAACGGTGCCGAACTCGTCTTTGTCACGCCGGTTACAGACGAACCGTAGTCGGGTTGAAGCTACCGATAACGTATGCTGTTGGAGTAAGTGTATTCCGTTACAGACGAACCGTAGTCGGGTTGAAGCTCTGGATTGTCGCGGCGATGTGCCACCTGCTCGGGGTTACAGACGAACCGTAGTCGGGTTGAAGCTCAGGCTCACTCGTGCTGATGACCCGTCCCCGCTGGTTACAGACGAACCGTAGTCGGGTTGAAGCTCCGTGAGACCATCAGTCGATGGCCCGGCCGAGGGCGTTACAGACGAACCGTAGTCGGGTTGAAGTTGAGTTTTTTGTCCCCATGTTGGATTTGCGACGACTGTCCTAGCTTTCGGCTTGGATGTACCGCTCAGTGGATAGAGGTCGGCGGTGATACCGATGTTGAGATAACAGCTCCTGCGAAGATCATCGTCGAAGCAAAAAGTCGAGGGAGTTCAATTGGTGTTCGGAGTCTTAAAGCAACTCGAATCGAAGGCCACAGAGATAGTCGTAGAGCAGATCACACAATTGTCGTGTGCCCTCACTTCCCACTCAGGGAATTACTCGTTAGTTCATATAGAAAATATAAATAATTAGGATAAGTATTTTTATTTATATTTATGAAAATTACTATTAATATATTATCCATCACAAATTTCCTCAACAACAAGTTCGTAGACCTTTGGGAAGTTTGCCTCAAGGAAATCAATATCATCACTGAGTCGTTTTTTGATGCGGTTTCTGACAGTTGATTCGACTTTGTACCGATAGTTATCAGAAACATCAGCGTTACCTCCGATAATTTCTCTTTCTCGGTCAGTGAGGAGAGCACGGCCTTCGTCGCTCATGTTTGGTGGTGTTTCGTCTGCTCTCATATATTCCTCCGTATTGTAGGTGGATTCACCCCTACAAACACCTTACTCTTGGAAGTATATACTCTATGAAGTAATCATTAAGAGGTTAGAGGATACTCTATAAAGTAAGAAGCGTGGATTCTGGTACAGAAACCAGACGGCGCTGGAGACGCCGCCCGCGCTTCTGCGCTCACAGAAGCATGACTAGCAATACCCCTGCCGTAGAAAAACGCATCGACTACCAACCACCATTTTTCCGAGGACACCACTAATGGCGTCCTCCGACGAGAAACCCAACGGCGGGCTGCTCTCCCTCGAGGCCCAATTCGGCGAAAAAGTCTTCGAACCCGTCAAGCGCCTCGAACCCACACCCGAAACCGCCACTCAAGACCCAGACCAACCCACGCCCGACACCGACGAGGCGATCACTC
This genomic interval carries:
- the cas7b gene encoding type I-B CRISPR-associated protein Cas7/Csh2, translated to MTNDTNSVENRSEIVFLYDAVDANPNGNPLSGANRPRIDPQTRQAIVTDVRFKRYLRDQLDDDGHGVYIRNVHEDGQQATREDLLKARLKEVDLDETDDEDLADEVFGTFLDNSSDVRYFGATMSVDTDHEYAKHLPNHFTGPVQFSPGKSIHAVTENEEYDSLTSVIATQDDKAQGGFDLDDHRIQYGLIRFHGLVDEHGAEDTNLTTEDIERLDTLCWRAIKNQTISRSKVGQEPRLYLRVEYDTDSFHLGGLDKDLELDGDRTKPDDELRNVRDLTLSVDALISRLEKNANRIERIHVVASDVLPVSYGDEVGDAELLYEALEDALGTESVRVVDVYEEHLATLP
- the cas5b gene encoding type I-B CRISPR-associated protein Cas5b yields the protein MTQDTLSAWDDLPSDSDSVPPRCLSVTVRGPWGHFRRIEGNIVKQTYRIIPRTTVAGLLAAVLGIGRDDYYDLFAPEESAIAIEPIEPLRTVNMPMNTLSTANEAMQSLNSRGKVSVKLPDPTKLRQQHNYEVLVDPAYRLYVWFANDDRFGELAAMLEDGRSHYVPSLGLSEHLAELDYHGISEVETGPTEGLVSVDSAVPNAVERVIPEKEARCQVEESPAFMTADAGGRTTTGFTSYAYNPDAGPLTVRNPETAIVDGKTVMFV
- the cas4 gene encoding CRISPR-associated protein Cas4, which encodes MTDSDPVDLLLQTARDEAGPEEFRVTGVMMQYYVVCKRELWFHSRHVEIDRGNAAVVRGTHVDETAYADKRKHVSIDGTIAIDVLDDGRVMEVKPSSSLVEPAKLQLLYYLWYLKHVVGVEKSGVLAHPTERKREGVELGEEESEQVEDAIRGVYNVVTSDSPPPATEKPVCESCAYHDFCWSC
- a CDS encoding CRISPR-associated endonuclease Cas3''; protein product: MSSEYEERYSHPEEDEKSAVYLIDHLQDVRNRVEWAVPEDAVTPDGESLVDVMKKLALVHDFGKATTYFQQHIDVLPGKPDFRQFRYHAPIGAFAAYYVLKETGHSVQTCLAGFVAVAKHHGRLPAVTEYIFDRTKDVFENRDENSESEVLDPIEIQVNDIHKNAPRLAEYVFVEATGKEDSWLKFAKACVNENSLFEEVAHHVSKNGDRAFTNPEFLSDEFYGLVLECWGSLVLADKTSAAGAPETKSVYEPETPEMESLDSYIEEIEVRSNADKNGSRTELLNYYRSTAREDILGSVSEFVESDSDIATITLPTGMGKTLSGLSAALAIRDATDGDRVIYALPFTSIIDQVAEEAREVFPTDGVDGLLTVHHHLADTRFAPKNDVDENNEYDSADLNDDIAGMLGESWRGGLTVTTFVQLFESLAGPRNTQSMKLSALRGSVVVLDEPQSLPLDWWKLVPRLVEVLTEQYGATVIAMTATQPELFEKEMSLVSDVDQYFSVAERVRYRLHDSVERFLAGGETPLGYERAACELTDKVRDGTSTLAICNTIDSARCLTETVTDRIETVDIAEEYLNALEADVSNPIAQTVLRVWTSNGRPFVHLSTRLRPTDRLALIRIVKMLREKGVQVVAVTTQLVEAGVDLSFEAVYRDLAPVDSIVQAAGRCNRSFEQEYGDVTVWWLAEPDEQESTPAVAVYDKGGETLLPVTAAALEEVRDGGQLTETDVSRRTVKSYYERLHHDKDVGRAEYAEYVDTADAEALGQLSLIDTNRSIDVIVCLSKDDEDLVDELEKAYNDYDFNRVKELVDETKPLRVSIPIYDDDSNESEQVTNLPPLGGREEENDVRVLRPGTYQFEEYFDATTGFVVLDPSVEDRFL
- the cas2 gene encoding CRISPR-associated endonuclease Cas2, which produces MVYVIVVYDMQADRTRLMLNFLRKYLTHVQNSVFEGDITEGDLETIQNKTRETLKADESAIIYRMSSEKYVDRTVVGEDPTDDARFL
- the cas1b gene encoding type I-B CRISPR-associated endonuclease Cas1b; amino-acid sequence: MDRNYHVFSDGRLERHNDTVRLVTLDDEKKFLPIEKAEAVYLHGQIDYNTRLVSFLNKHGVALHIFGWNDYYAGSVMPKRGQTSGTTLVEQVRAYDDLEHRVDLARKFVAGSIHNMRTNVSYYNTRGHDFESVLTTLEETRDRLEETTDVAETMGVEATARRAYYSTFDDILPTGFVFDGRRYNPPDNETNSLISFGNSLVYANIISAIRATALDPAVSYLHEPGERRYSLALDIADLFKPLLADRVIFRLLNRNQLTTDDFETDLNSCLLNERGRETFSKEFEESLEETVEHPQLNRKVSYQYLLRLEAYKLKKHLLTGEEYVPFKRWW